A stretch of the Mycolicibacterium celeriflavum genome encodes the following:
- a CDS encoding cytochrome P450: MTKPKLVFDPYSQEYFDDPYEIYRRMRDETPIYYDEEQDFYALTRHADVAAALKDHESFSSTRGCHLNMIKSGKGFQKSIIFMDPPEHRFMRSLLNKAFTPRAIQSQRDTVVELVEHYLSKVDPDNFDVVQDFSGPFPVEVITRMAGVPEEFRQQVRHWIDKGLEVKPGQVDLSEENMQANMDAGVYYFGLVQERRHDPQDDMISRLIAAEIPGENGEMRKLDDIEITGFVALLGGAGAETVTKLVGSAVVEFARHPEQWQMLLDDRSLLPAAVEELLRYVGPVQYNVRYTLKEAEVPGGTIPANKPVFLMKAAANRDPRAFDDGETFDITRDRTQAQNLGLGYGIHSCLGAALARLETSIALEHLLDFMPRFEVDFDGLQRVHMQNVAGYHHVPVKVLK; the protein is encoded by the coding sequence ATGACCAAGCCGAAACTGGTGTTCGACCCGTATTCGCAGGAGTACTTCGACGACCCGTATGAGATCTACCGGCGGATGCGCGACGAGACGCCGATCTACTACGACGAGGAGCAGGACTTCTACGCGCTGACCCGGCATGCGGACGTGGCGGCGGCACTCAAGGACCACGAGTCGTTCTCTTCCACCCGCGGGTGCCACCTGAACATGATCAAGTCCGGCAAGGGGTTCCAGAAATCCATCATCTTCATGGATCCGCCCGAACACCGCTTCATGCGCAGCCTGCTCAACAAGGCGTTCACCCCTCGGGCGATCCAGTCGCAACGCGACACGGTCGTCGAACTCGTCGAGCACTACCTGTCCAAGGTGGATCCGGACAACTTCGATGTGGTGCAGGATTTCTCCGGCCCGTTTCCCGTCGAGGTGATCACCCGGATGGCAGGGGTGCCCGAGGAGTTCCGCCAGCAGGTGCGGCACTGGATCGACAAGGGCCTGGAGGTCAAACCCGGACAGGTCGACCTTTCTGAAGAGAACATGCAGGCCAACATGGACGCGGGGGTCTACTACTTCGGCCTGGTGCAGGAGCGCCGGCACGACCCCCAGGACGACATGATCAGCCGCCTGATCGCCGCCGAGATCCCGGGCGAGAACGGCGAAATGCGCAAGCTCGACGACATCGAGATCACCGGCTTCGTCGCGCTACTGGGCGGCGCGGGCGCCGAGACCGTCACCAAGTTGGTCGGCAGTGCCGTGGTCGAGTTCGCGCGGCATCCCGAGCAGTGGCAGATGTTGCTCGACGACCGCAGCCTGCTACCCGCCGCCGTCGAGGAGTTGCTGCGCTATGTGGGTCCGGTGCAGTACAACGTGCGCTACACGTTGAAGGAAGCCGAAGTGCCGGGCGGCACGATTCCCGCCAACAAGCCGGTGTTCCTGATGAAAGCGGCGGCCAACCGTGACCCCCGCGCCTTCGACGACGGCGAGACGTTCGACATCACCCGCGACCGCACGCAAGCGCAGAACCTGGGCCTGGGCTACGGCATCCACAGTTGCCTCGGCGCAGCGCTGGCCCGGTTGGAGACCAGCATCGCGCTCGAGCACCTGCTCGATTTCATGCCGCGCTTCGAGGTCGATTTCGACGGCCTGCAACGCGTGCACATGCAGAACGTCGCCGGATACCACCACGTCCCGGTGAAAGTGTTGAAGTGA
- a CDS encoding NAD(P)-dependent oxidoreductase, with protein MRVGFIGLGSQGGPMARRIAEGGFETTLWARREASLEPYKDTPAKTASSPAELGAASDLVCLCVVGDDDVREVLNGESGVLAGLAPGGIVAIHSTVHPDTCREISKAAAEQGVSVIDAPVSGGAPAVEEGKLLVMVGGEDEVVERCRPVFATYADPIVHLGPLGSGQVTKILNNLLFTANLGAALSTLDLGESLGIPRMRLAEVLNGGSATSKALGSISMFGGTVEGLAPIAGALLQKDVRHAANIAASASAPEGSVFTVADTALESMDHPR; from the coding sequence ATGCGCGTCGGATTCATCGGGCTGGGCAGTCAGGGCGGTCCCATGGCACGCCGAATCGCCGAAGGCGGTTTCGAGACGACACTGTGGGCCCGCCGAGAGGCCAGCTTGGAACCCTACAAAGACACCCCCGCGAAGACGGCGAGTTCACCCGCCGAACTCGGCGCCGCCAGCGATCTGGTCTGCCTGTGCGTGGTCGGGGACGACGACGTCCGCGAGGTCCTCAACGGCGAGTCCGGTGTGCTCGCCGGTCTGGCCCCCGGCGGCATCGTCGCCATTCACAGCACCGTACATCCCGACACCTGCCGGGAGATCTCGAAGGCCGCTGCCGAACAGGGGGTTTCGGTCATCGATGCGCCGGTCAGTGGCGGCGCGCCCGCCGTAGAGGAGGGCAAGCTGCTGGTCATGGTCGGTGGGGAGGATGAGGTCGTCGAACGCTGCCGTCCGGTGTTCGCCACCTATGCCGACCCGATCGTCCACCTCGGTCCGCTGGGCAGCGGACAGGTCACCAAGATCCTCAACAACCTGTTGTTCACGGCGAACCTCGGTGCCGCATTGAGCACTTTGGATCTGGGTGAGTCGCTGGGCATCCCGCGGATGCGCCTCGCCGAGGTCCTCAATGGCGGATCGGCCACCAGCAAAGCGCTCGGCAGCATCTCCATGTTCGGCGGCACCGTGGAGGGTCTCGCCCCGATCGCAGGAGCGCTGCTGCAGAAGGACGTTCGGCACGCGGCCAACATCGCCGCGAGCGCCTCGGCGCCGGAGGGTTCGGTGTTCACCGTGGCCGACACCGCCCTGGAGTCGATGGATCACCCGCGATGA
- a CDS encoding ferredoxin produces the protein MSDGLRIRLDRTLCDGFGICAKHAPEYFSLDDWGYASLIGDGTVPENDRDAVMRALFDCPVHAIIYMGEHRPSDDNKVREEPRESSEPDPTAGDSNEAISGFVR, from the coding sequence ATGAGTGATGGCTTGCGGATTCGGCTCGACCGGACGCTGTGCGACGGCTTCGGGATCTGCGCCAAGCACGCGCCGGAGTACTTCTCGCTCGACGACTGGGGTTACGCGTCGCTGATCGGCGACGGAACGGTGCCGGAGAATGACCGCGACGCGGTGATGCGGGCCCTGTTCGACTGTCCCGTCCACGCGATCATCTACATGGGTGAACACCGGCCGTCAGACGACAACAAAGTGCGCGAAGAACCGCGCGAGTCCTCCGAGCCCGATCCGACGGCCGGCGACAGCAACGAAGCGATCTCGGGATTCGTTCGGTGA
- a CDS encoding ferredoxin — protein sequence MTQKIVVDFGLCESNGVCMGIIPEVFDLDDQDYLHVLQEEVTPENEQQVREAVRQCPRQAISIEDA from the coding sequence GTGACTCAGAAGATCGTCGTCGACTTCGGGCTCTGCGAAAGCAACGGGGTGTGCATGGGCATCATCCCCGAGGTGTTCGACCTCGATGACCAGGACTACCTTCATGTACTACAGGAAGAAGTGACGCCGGAGAACGAGCAGCAGGTACGGGAAGCCGTGCGCCAGTGCCCTCGGCAGGCGATCTCGATCGAAGACGCATGA
- a CDS encoding alpha/beta fold hydrolase yields MRFVLVHGGFHAAWCWERTIAELQDLGHEAVAVDLPGHGERIEQESTLANRRDAIVSVMQPGDVLVGHSGGGFDATLAADARPDLVGHIVYLAAALPREGRTYPEAMAMRDSEDGEFDADVGEMLSYLKFDDDGAMWFADFDGAWQYFYHDCDEATARWAFERLGPERFGDTTVTPVSVPSFWAADLPRSFIRCLQDRSMPRWLANTVTRRLGVEQLAIEASHSPFLSKPRELAELLVHATTTKPTGPLVPH; encoded by the coding sequence ATGCGATTCGTCCTCGTGCACGGCGGTTTTCACGCCGCCTGGTGCTGGGAACGCACGATCGCCGAGTTGCAGGACCTGGGCCACGAGGCGGTGGCCGTCGACCTGCCGGGCCACGGAGAGCGCATCGAACAGGAGTCGACACTGGCGAATCGCCGCGACGCGATCGTGTCGGTGATGCAACCCGGTGACGTGCTCGTCGGACACTCCGGCGGCGGGTTCGATGCCACCCTGGCCGCCGACGCCCGCCCCGATCTGGTCGGCCACATCGTCTATTTGGCGGCGGCGCTGCCCCGCGAGGGCCGCACCTATCCCGAGGCGATGGCGATGCGGGACTCAGAGGACGGCGAGTTCGATGCCGACGTCGGAGAGATGTTGAGCTATCTGAAGTTCGACGACGACGGTGCCATGTGGTTCGCGGATTTCGACGGCGCGTGGCAGTACTTCTACCACGACTGCGACGAGGCCACCGCGCGCTGGGCGTTCGAGCGCCTCGGTCCGGAGCGGTTCGGCGACACCACGGTGACGCCGGTGTCGGTGCCCTCATTCTGGGCCGCGGATCTGCCCCGCAGCTTCATCCGCTGCCTGCAGGACCGGTCGATGCCGCGCTGGCTGGCCAATACCGTGACGCGCCGCCTCGGCGTCGAGCAGTTGGCCATCGAAGCGTCACACTCGCCGTTCCTCAGCAAGCCGCGTGAGCTGGCCGAGCTACTGGTGCACGCGACCACGACAAAACCGACCGGCCCCCTGGTGCCCCACTAG
- a CDS encoding Rieske (2Fe-2S) protein, translating to MDEQQKTPRLAQGREHVVATVDEIPPGKHKLVPIGRHGVGVYNVNGTFYAIANYCPHEGGPLCSGRARGRTVVDDSVPGDAVMVRDLEYIYCPWHQWGFELATGTTAVKPEWSVRTYPVRVVGNEVLVQA from the coding sequence TTGGACGAGCAGCAGAAGACGCCCCGGCTGGCCCAGGGGCGTGAGCACGTCGTCGCCACCGTCGACGAAATCCCGCCAGGCAAGCACAAATTGGTGCCGATCGGACGCCACGGCGTCGGTGTGTACAACGTCAACGGCACGTTCTACGCGATCGCGAACTACTGCCCGCACGAAGGCGGTCCGCTGTGTTCTGGCCGCGCCCGGGGGCGCACCGTCGTCGACGACAGCGTGCCCGGCGACGCGGTGATGGTCCGCGACCTGGAGTACATCTACTGCCCGTGGCACCAATGGGGTTTCGAACTGGCCACCGGCACCACCGCGGTCAAGCCCGAGTGGAGCGTCCGCACCTACCCGGTCCGGGTGGTCGGCAACGAGGTGCTGGTGCAGGCATGA
- a CDS encoding NAD(P)-dependent oxidoreductase, which translates to MTRVGFVGAGRMGAPMVRRLVASGHEVVAVGRTDDKRAAVRDLGARPVGTVTDAADADVVIVCVFTDEQVQQICLRDGLVAAMKPRASLVIHTTGNPATARTIAEQFGDVEVVDAPVSGGPHNIAAGEVTLFVGGSDEAVARVQPVVSAYGDPILHVGPLGAGQAVKLINNALFAAQIGLLTEAVSLGASLGVDEAKLLASVSHGSGASRVGEFISARGSVAGFVADVGEFIGKDVDVVRKTAAELGSELGLLDDVINAGIRL; encoded by the coding sequence ATGACACGCGTCGGGTTCGTCGGGGCGGGTCGGATGGGCGCCCCGATGGTGCGCCGCCTCGTCGCATCCGGTCATGAGGTCGTAGCCGTCGGCAGGACCGACGACAAGCGCGCTGCGGTGCGCGATCTCGGCGCGCGTCCGGTCGGCACCGTGACCGATGCCGCGGACGCCGACGTGGTGATCGTGTGCGTCTTCACCGACGAGCAGGTGCAGCAGATCTGCCTGCGCGACGGGTTGGTGGCGGCGATGAAACCGCGGGCCTCGCTCGTCATCCACACGACCGGAAACCCCGCCACCGCACGGACCATCGCCGAGCAGTTCGGAGATGTCGAGGTCGTCGACGCGCCGGTCAGCGGCGGGCCGCACAACATCGCCGCCGGCGAGGTGACCCTGTTCGTCGGCGGCTCCGACGAGGCGGTCGCGCGGGTGCAACCCGTGGTGAGCGCCTACGGCGACCCGATCCTGCATGTCGGCCCGCTCGGCGCAGGCCAGGCGGTCAAGCTGATCAACAACGCCTTGTTCGCCGCACAGATCGGTTTGCTCACCGAAGCGGTGTCGCTGGGCGCCTCCCTCGGCGTGGACGAGGCCAAGCTGCTGGCATCGGTGTCCCATGGCAGCGGGGCAAGCCGCGTCGGGGAGTTCATCTCCGCTCGCGGATCGGTCGCCGGGTTCGTCGCCGATGTCGGCGAGTTCATCGGCAAGGACGTCGACGTCGTCCGCAAAACGGCGGCTGAGCTGGGCAGCGAGCTGGGCCTGCTCGATGACGTCATCAATGCCGGAATTCGACTATGA
- a CDS encoding thiolase C-terminal domain-containing protein, translating to MTRPLPELTVLNEFFWTAGADNVLRIQECRDCAALIHPPQPVCRYCRSHNMGVRDVSGKATLSAFTVNHRFGFPDLPPPYVVAQVAVIEDPRVRLTTNIVDCDPDDLELGQLVEVQFEKLEDVFLPVFRPSADKQTGPLPEDEIAPQDFAKHVSTPLTTHRFEEHSAVTGIGASRIGRRLMVPPLSLTIEACEAAVADAGLSFDDIDGLSTYPGLDIAGMGEGGVSALEGALGIRPAWINGGMDTFGPGGSVIAAMMAIATGMARHVLCFRTLWEATFQQLMKEGKAAPPGGARTSSWQMPFGAMSAAHTLALNAQRHFDRYGTTRETLGWIALNQRANAALNPTAIYRDPMGMDDYLGARMITTPFGLYDCDVPCDGAVAVIVSAVDAAKDMPREPVLFEAVGTQIVERTDWDQSTLTHEPQVLGQAAHLWTRTSLRPSDVDVAELYDGFSFNCLSWLEALGFCGIGEAKDFLDGGQAIARDGVIPLNTHGGQLSHGRTHGMGLIHEAVTQLRGDAGDRQVEDARVAVVSSGGLTPSGAILMRTDS from the coding sequence GTGACTCGACCGCTACCGGAACTCACGGTTCTCAACGAGTTCTTCTGGACCGCAGGTGCTGACAACGTGCTGCGCATCCAGGAGTGCCGCGACTGTGCGGCGCTGATCCACCCGCCGCAGCCGGTGTGCCGGTACTGCCGCAGTCACAACATGGGTGTGCGCGACGTGTCCGGCAAGGCCACCCTGTCGGCCTTCACGGTCAACCACCGGTTCGGCTTCCCCGACCTCCCGCCGCCGTATGTGGTGGCTCAGGTCGCCGTCATCGAGGATCCGCGAGTTCGGTTGACCACCAACATCGTCGACTGCGATCCCGACGATCTCGAACTCGGCCAACTCGTCGAGGTTCAGTTCGAGAAGCTCGAAGATGTCTTCCTGCCGGTGTTTCGGCCGAGCGCGGACAAGCAGACCGGCCCGCTTCCCGAGGACGAGATCGCACCGCAGGATTTCGCCAAGCACGTCAGCACCCCGCTGACCACGCACCGGTTCGAGGAACACTCCGCGGTCACCGGCATCGGCGCCTCCCGGATCGGCCGCCGACTGATGGTGCCGCCGTTGTCGCTGACGATCGAGGCGTGCGAGGCGGCCGTCGCGGACGCGGGGCTGTCCTTCGACGACATCGACGGACTCTCCACCTATCCGGGCCTGGACATCGCGGGCATGGGCGAGGGCGGCGTCTCCGCGCTCGAGGGCGCGCTGGGAATCCGTCCGGCGTGGATCAACGGTGGCATGGACACGTTCGGTCCGGGCGGGTCGGTGATCGCCGCGATGATGGCGATCGCCACCGGCATGGCCCGTCACGTGCTGTGCTTTCGGACGTTGTGGGAAGCCACTTTCCAGCAGCTGATGAAAGAAGGCAAGGCCGCACCACCCGGTGGTGCCCGCACGTCGAGCTGGCAGATGCCGTTCGGCGCGATGTCGGCGGCGCACACGCTCGCCCTGAACGCGCAGCGGCACTTCGACCGGTACGGCACCACGCGGGAGACTCTCGGCTGGATCGCGTTGAACCAGCGCGCGAATGCAGCGCTGAACCCGACTGCCATCTACCGCGATCCGATGGGCATGGATGACTACCTGGGCGCTCGGATGATCACCACGCCGTTCGGGCTCTACGACTGCGACGTGCCATGCGACGGCGCGGTCGCGGTGATCGTTTCGGCCGTCGATGCCGCCAAGGACATGCCGCGTGAACCCGTGCTCTTCGAAGCCGTCGGCACGCAGATCGTCGAGCGCACGGACTGGGACCAGAGCACGCTCACCCACGAGCCCCAGGTGCTCGGCCAGGCGGCGCACCTGTGGACGCGAACCTCCCTGCGGCCCAGCGACGTCGACGTCGCCGAGCTGTACGATGGCTTCTCATTCAACTGCCTGTCCTGGTTGGAAGCACTCGGCTTCTGCGGCATCGGCGAGGCCAAGGACTTCCTCGACGGTGGTCAGGCGATCGCCCGCGACGGCGTGATCCCGTTGAACACCCACGGCGGTCAGCTGTCCCACGGCCGCACCCACGGCATGGGCCTGATCCACGAGGCGGTCACACAGTTGCGCGGCGACGCCGGCGACCGACAGGTCGAGGATGCGCGCGTCGCCGTGGTCAGCAGCGGCGGACTGACACCCAGCGGGGCGATCCTGATGCGGACCGACTCGTGA
- a CDS encoding ferredoxin produces the protein MKVTVDEDRCAGHGMCLTLCPEVFEMTDDGWAVADPGDVPVGLEDAARDAIQNCPEQAIREID, from the coding sequence ATGAAGGTCACCGTCGACGAAGACCGCTGCGCGGGGCACGGCATGTGCCTGACGTTGTGTCCCGAGGTGTTCGAGATGACCGACGACGGCTGGGCGGTCGCCGATCCCGGCGACGTGCCTGTCGGCCTGGAGGATGCCGCGCGCGACGCCATCCAGAACTGTCCCGAGCAAGCGATCCGCGAAATCGACTGA
- a CDS encoding cytochrome P450, with protein MTTSSKVIFDPFSEEFFNGPYEIYRRMREEAPVYYSEEYDFYALSRHEDVAAAFKDFETYSSAYGLDLAMVKSDEPVPVEMIIIMDPPEHRQMRSLVNKVFTPRAIEAMRPMVTETIDRFISKASPDRFDVVQDFAALFPVEVISQMLGVPEEYRQKVREWGDISLRREPGQVEMSEEGKQAVAELMGLYYNIIQERRAEPRDDMFSRLIAAEVQFENGEKRQLDDVEIAGFATLLGGAGAETVTKLVGNAAVMFARFPDQWEKLLDDRSKIPAAVEELLRYEAPNQYNVRRSMREVHLHGVTIPKGKPVFLLGGSANRDQEAFTDADTFDIDRDRSEAQNLGFGYGVHSCLGAALARMESAIALDRLLDFMPRYEVVWDECKRVAMTNVAGWSHVPVRVLH; from the coding sequence ATGACCACCTCCAGCAAGGTGATTTTCGACCCGTTCTCCGAAGAGTTCTTCAACGGTCCGTATGAGATCTACCGGCGCATGCGCGAGGAAGCGCCGGTGTACTACAGCGAGGAATACGACTTCTACGCGCTATCCCGGCACGAGGACGTGGCGGCGGCATTCAAGGACTTCGAGACCTACTCCTCGGCGTATGGCCTCGACCTGGCGATGGTGAAGTCCGATGAGCCGGTTCCCGTGGAGATGATCATCATCATGGATCCGCCCGAACACCGGCAGATGCGCAGCCTGGTCAACAAGGTCTTCACGCCACGGGCAATCGAGGCGATGCGGCCGATGGTGACCGAGACGATCGACCGCTTCATCTCCAAGGCAAGCCCGGATCGCTTCGACGTGGTGCAAGATTTCGCCGCCTTGTTTCCGGTCGAAGTGATCAGCCAGATGCTCGGTGTGCCGGAGGAATACCGGCAGAAGGTTCGGGAATGGGGCGACATTTCGCTGCGTCGTGAACCCGGCCAAGTCGAAATGTCCGAGGAGGGCAAGCAAGCCGTTGCGGAATTGATGGGGCTCTACTACAACATCATTCAAGAACGGAGGGCCGAGCCCCGAGACGACATGTTCAGCCGGCTGATCGCCGCGGAAGTTCAGTTCGAGAACGGCGAGAAGAGGCAGCTGGATGATGTCGAGATCGCCGGATTCGCGACCCTTTTGGGTGGAGCGGGAGCGGAGACCGTCACCAAGCTGGTCGGCAACGCGGCGGTGATGTTCGCGCGGTTCCCCGACCAGTGGGAGAAGCTGCTCGATGACCGCAGCAAGATCCCAGCGGCGGTGGAAGAGCTGCTGCGTTATGAGGCGCCGAACCAGTACAACGTGCGTCGCTCAATGCGAGAGGTGCACCTGCACGGCGTCACCATTCCCAAGGGCAAACCGGTGTTCCTGCTTGGTGGTTCAGCCAATCGTGATCAGGAGGCCTTCACCGACGCCGACACGTTCGACATCGACCGTGACCGCAGCGAGGCGCAGAATCTTGGCTTCGGCTATGGAGTGCACAGCTGTCTGGGCGCGGCACTGGCCCGGATGGAGAGCGCGATCGCGTTGGACCGACTGCTGGACTTCATGCCCCGCTACGAGGTGGTATGGGATGAATGCAAGCGGGTGGCGATGACGAATGTCGCGGGCTGGTCACACGTCCCGGTGCGAGTGCTGCACTGA
- a CDS encoding DUF1330 domain-containing protein gives MPKAYILITEDVKDPAGMAEYAKLAGKAMAGSTLLSFDQKPELLEGEWHGTQTVLLEFESEEAAREWYNSDTYQEAAKLRQAAADCNGVILHGLG, from the coding sequence GTGCCCAAGGCGTACATCCTCATCACCGAGGACGTGAAGGACCCAGCTGGCATGGCCGAGTACGCCAAGCTGGCGGGCAAGGCGATGGCCGGCTCCACGCTGCTGTCGTTCGACCAGAAGCCCGAGTTGCTCGAGGGCGAGTGGCACGGCACGCAGACCGTGTTGCTGGAGTTCGAGTCGGAAGAGGCGGCCCGCGAGTGGTACAACTCCGACACCTATCAGGAGGCCGCCAAGTTACGGCAGGCCGCCGCCGACTGCAACGGCGTCATCCTGCACGGCCTCGGCTGA
- a CDS encoding alpha/beta fold hydrolase, producing the protein MTTTESAGPKLKRGEKTIEINGGNVVYEILGKEGDFIALTPGGRFSKDIEGLRPLAQELVKGGYRVLLWDRPNCGKSDVQFYGQSESHMRADTLHALITRLDIGPCVIAGGSGGARDSMLTAMLHPEIVRKLVVWNIVGGVYGSFVLGSYYIVPSILAVRGAGMKAVAAVDEWKQRIAENPANRDRILAQDPDEFLKLMLRWLNAFVPKPGQTIPGVEDEMFDNIKVPTLIIRGGENDLDHPKRTSLEVSCLIKGSELIDPPWPEDAWERAGEARASGKVKRFNMFDTWVQAAPAILKFLDS; encoded by the coding sequence ATGACCACGACCGAGTCCGCCGGCCCCAAGCTCAAACGCGGCGAGAAGACGATCGAGATCAACGGCGGCAACGTCGTCTACGAGATCCTCGGCAAGGAAGGCGATTTCATCGCGCTTACCCCGGGCGGTCGATTCAGCAAGGACATCGAGGGGCTGCGGCCGTTGGCGCAAGAGCTGGTCAAGGGCGGCTACCGCGTGCTGCTGTGGGACCGGCCCAACTGCGGCAAGTCCGACGTTCAGTTCTACGGGCAGAGCGAATCGCACATGCGCGCCGACACGCTGCACGCGTTGATCACCCGCCTCGACATCGGCCCGTGCGTCATCGCCGGCGGGTCGGGCGGCGCCCGCGACTCGATGCTGACCGCGATGCTGCATCCCGAGATCGTCCGGAAGCTCGTGGTGTGGAACATCGTCGGCGGCGTGTACGGCTCATTCGTGCTGGGTTCGTACTACATCGTGCCGAGCATCCTCGCGGTGCGTGGCGCCGGCATGAAGGCGGTTGCCGCCGTTGACGAATGGAAACAACGCATCGCCGAGAATCCGGCCAACCGGGACCGTATCCTCGCACAGGATCCCGACGAGTTCCTCAAGCTGATGCTGCGGTGGCTCAACGCGTTCGTACCCAAACCCGGCCAGACGATCCCCGGCGTCGAGGACGAAATGTTCGACAACATCAAGGTTCCCACGCTGATCATCCGCGGCGGTGAGAACGACCTCGACCATCCGAAGCGGACCTCGCTCGAGGTGAGCTGCCTGATCAAGGGCTCCGAGCTCATTGACCCGCCGTGGCCCGAGGACGCTTGGGAGCGCGCAGGTGAGGCTCGCGCCTCCGGAAAGGTCAAGCGATTCAACATGTTCGACACGTGGGTGCAGGCAGCGCCCGCGATCCTGAAGTTCCTGGACAGCTAG
- a CDS encoding NADH-ubiquinone oxidoreductase-F iron-sulfur binding region domain-containing protein, with translation MTSTATELTVTAWPDCTPRLLRPAGSGPEDYADYAQAGGYQPLSDAEALAEQVDLSGLLGRGGAAFPIGTKLRSVRDAHQRGSDTVVVANGEEGEPASIKDRWLLRHRPYLVLDGLRLAAAVAGAGRAYVYVSDAPAAGAVSTALSQLPPDTFGGTEVNVVTVEPGYVAGEETAAVRRINGGQAKPTDKPPRPFEEGVSGLPTMVSNVETLANLPFIHEHGAQAFRSVGTPMSPGTFLATITGGARPATLYEIPHGAAFSELLQLHGLDKEVVTGALMGGYFAGLLNTDILDATLDHEAMRRLGSGLGCGAISILTDDCPVAVAASVMAYFDRENAGQCGSCFNGTAAMSAVASALRDGVATDDDVARLQRWSVVLRGRGACGTLDGATNIAASLLHQFPQAIARHLANDCQTCRAGAFEAVRPYEVEAVAQS, from the coding sequence ATGACCTCCACCGCCACCGAACTCACCGTCACCGCGTGGCCGGACTGCACGCCGCGTCTGCTGCGCCCAGCGGGCTCGGGCCCCGAGGACTACGCCGACTACGCGCAGGCCGGTGGCTACCAGCCGCTGTCCGACGCCGAGGCGCTGGCCGAGCAAGTGGACCTGTCCGGACTGCTGGGTCGCGGCGGCGCGGCTTTTCCCATCGGCACCAAACTGCGCTCCGTGCGCGACGCACACCAACGCGGCTCGGACACGGTCGTCGTCGCGAACGGCGAAGAGGGCGAGCCGGCGTCGATCAAAGACCGCTGGCTGCTGCGCCACCGCCCGTACCTGGTTCTCGACGGGCTACGCCTGGCCGCGGCCGTCGCCGGAGCCGGGCGCGCCTACGTGTACGTCTCCGACGCCCCCGCGGCCGGCGCGGTGAGCACCGCGCTGAGCCAACTTCCACCGGACACGTTCGGCGGCACCGAAGTCAACGTCGTGACGGTCGAACCGGGATATGTCGCCGGTGAGGAGACCGCGGCGGTGCGGCGCATCAACGGCGGGCAGGCCAAGCCCACCGACAAGCCGCCGCGGCCCTTCGAGGAGGGGGTGTCCGGGCTGCCGACGATGGTCAGCAACGTCGAGACGTTGGCCAACCTGCCGTTCATCCACGAGCACGGCGCGCAGGCGTTCCGGTCGGTGGGCACGCCGATGTCGCCCGGAACGTTCCTCGCCACCATCACCGGTGGTGCTCGACCGGCCACGCTCTACGAGATCCCGCACGGCGCAGCATTTTCCGAGCTGCTGCAGCTGCACGGACTCGACAAAGAGGTCGTCACCGGCGCGTTGATGGGCGGCTACTTCGCCGGCCTGCTCAACACCGACATCCTCGACGCGACGCTCGACCACGAAGCGATGCGCCGCCTGGGCAGTGGCCTCGGATGCGGGGCCATTTCCATCCTGACCGACGACTGCCCGGTGGCCGTCGCCGCGTCGGTGATGGCCTACTTCGACCGCGAGAACGCCGGCCAGTGCGGAAGCTGCTTCAACGGCACCGCCGCCATGAGCGCGGTCGCCTCCGCACTACGCGACGGGGTGGCGACCGACGACGACGTCGCGCGCCTTCAACGGTGGTCGGTGGTGTTGCGCGGTCGCGGCGCCTGCGGCACTCTCGACGGCGCCACCAACATCGCCGCCAGCCTGCTGCACCAGTTCCCGCAGGCAATCGCCCGCCATCTGGCCAACGACTGCCAGACCTGCCGCGCCGGCGCCTTCGAAGCAGTCCGACCCTACGAAGTGGAGGCGGTGGCCCAATCATGA